From one Syngnathoides biaculeatus isolate LvHL_M chromosome 12, ASM1980259v1, whole genome shotgun sequence genomic stretch:
- the cdc42ep3 gene encoding cdc42 effector protein 3, with translation MPAKAPIYLKPTNSKKGKKCRLRDILSPDMISPPLGDFRHTIHIGRGGERDAFGDMSFLQGKYELLPGKGDFQTQYGVQAEFLRANSTGDASFVETPSPVLKNAISLPTIGGCQALTLPLISSTVFSMPPEPLGDIISPTSSVNPDTIEDVEMQQVDALLHSMDNFSSKPSPPFRDIQSKPDVLLDLLENMKKPNSKAAVKANIAKTKESRIEKKSTYYINGHSNNSYKANGSLHSNTSDDSSESYAKEEYKTQNYNDSSRLNDKRNTLGHFRNNINLEFKQEVSKCNGEWVDRDSGVEEGRISDFDFEFSKEMCTSQESLTRITGSLLSLELDLGPSILDDVLNIMDQPAVKSRP, from the coding sequence ATGCCAGCAAAAGCACCCATATACCTGAAACCCACCAACagcaagaaagggaaaaaatgtcGCCTGCGCGATATTTTGTCACCAGACATGATCAGTCCGCCACTTGGCGATTTTCGGCACACAATTCATATCGGCCGAGGTGGAGAGAGGGATGCCTTTGGAGATATGTCCTTCCTCCAAGGGAAGTATGAACTCTTACCCGGGAAGGGAGATTTCCAAACCCAGTATGGGGTCCAAGCTGAGTTTCTGCGAGCAAACAGTACAGGCGATGCTTCCTTTGTGGAGACCCCGTCTCCTGTTCTCAAGAATGCCATCTCCCTCCCAACTATTGGTGGCTGTCAGGCACTTACCCTACCACTGATCTCCTCTACTGTATTCTCCATGCCTCCAGAGCCGCTGGGTGACATCATTAGTCCTACATCCTCAGTAAACCCTGACACGATTGAGGATGTAGAGATGCAGCAGGTGGACGCTTTGTTACATTCAATGGACAACTTCAGTAGCAAGCCGTCACCTCCCTTTAGAGACATCCAGTCAAAACCGGATGTACTTCTGGATCTCCTGGAGAACATGAAAAAGCCCAACTCTAAAGCTGCTGTCAAGGCTAACATAGCAAAGACAAAAGAGAGCAGGATTGAGAAGAAATCTACGTATTACATCAATGGTCATAGCAACAACAGCTACAAAGCTAATGGAAGCCTTCACAGCAATACAAGCGATGACAGCTCTGAAAGTTATGCAAAAGAGGAGTACAAGACCCAAAATTACAACGACAGCAGTCGTCTCAATGACAAGAGAAATACTTTGGGACATTTTCGCAACAACATCAACCTGGAATTCAAGCAGGAGGTCTCCAAGTGCAATGGAGAGTGGGTAGACAGAGACAGCGGGGTGGAGGAGGGCCGCATCAGTGATTTTGACTTTGAGTTTTCCAAAGAGATGTGCACATCACAGGAGTCCCTCACCCGAATCACGGGGTCACTGCTCTCCCTTGAACTTGATCTGGGCCCGTCCATCCTGGATGATGTCCTTAACATAATGGATCAACCCGCAGTGAAAAGCAGGCCTTGA